A stretch of DNA from Bombus huntii isolate Logan2020A chromosome 15, iyBomHunt1.1, whole genome shotgun sequence:
ACGGGTATTACATAGGAGATGCCAAAAGGCAATTATGTGAATGCTACGAAGATATTTTCTCGATTTTTTGTAGCGAAGCATTTTGTATTTATCGTTCCACACGAATAGCTAATGTACAAGCACTATATAATTCAAACATCTGTTCTATCCGTCTTattgtattttctttaaattatttatttttatagttaatttgtatttatatgtatacagaTATATCCGATTATAATCaactattaaaattataatacagcCAAATACTTAATTATAACAATCATTGTAGACATTGGTTGCAAGCTAGATGTTCCGTTGAATGCGATCCTATACAGACTGAAATATATAGTTGTCAATATACAAATACTATGAACGGAACAACTGTATGATGTGCTCATAAGAGGGATATACAATGggttttattaattatcatatgtacatacgagcatacatacatacatgcacacatacgtacgtacgtacatacacacatacacacatacatacatacagacaaacatacatacatacatacatacgtacgtacgtacgtacacaATCGCTCGCGCAGTTTGTACCTGTGTATGGATGTGTGCGTGTCTACATAATGTAGCTTGGAAAAAGGACCTGGGCTTTTAATGAATGTTAATGCTCTGAGTTGAAGCGTTCCCTTAAAAAAGAagtgagaaagagaaaagaactTACTACAACTTATGAGCCTTTAGTGTGACTTTATATTCTCCTTACACTCTTCCCGTAATAATATTGATTATGTTTTGTAACATTAGCTCGACGGAGTGTATAGTAATTAGGCTGGTTAGGTAACCAGTCAATATTTTGTGGAACATTCAAGAGTCTACCTCTGCATGGTAAAATGCAGAATTTTGGAAGCATACTCATTTATACCATCtgcttcttctttcttattttcaccGTATGTTAAATAGTAACAAATACGCCATTCGAGTAAATCACCGAGATGATGTTTCAACATAGTGAGTTCTCTCATTGCTACGATCACTTTATCCGCAGGAACATTTCTTTTCGTAGCGGTTACAGATTGTCGTATCAACGTAAACGAATGCCACCTCTTATCCAGTTTTTGTGCAAAGGCTAAGACGAGGCAGTCGAATGAACAGTCTGGCCGCACCACACGTATAAATAACCAATATCGTAAAAACATGTTTACCTATTAATATCTactttaaataattcaataagGCTTTAGTTACATTcaacgcgattatttcttacttataatttaCTCAGCAAtactattaaaaatttaatttcaattaattttttttaaatatcttcaGCATCGCGTCAAGCAtcaaaaatacattttacaGTCTATGTAAGTACTTTCCGCGATGGATACGTGATAACCATGTTATCAGAAAGttatggaaattttccgaAATTGCTATTACGATCGGCTTCTTAGAACTTATGAATTCAGttccattttttaaaaaaagagaaatttaaatatacctaaatttgtttaaaacaaATTATGAATACTGTAATTGCATTAAGCGGGTTCTCGTATTCAAACTTAAACTCCCAATAACTATagttttaatttctaatatattattaatgttctcgtaataaaaattatcattGTTATTGCTATATCAGTTATGAActgaattaacaaaattttcgCGCATTATTTGCTTATCATCGTATCTGAATTTCTCGTGAATGTATTATGACACATTTAGCTTAATAATGGAACCTAATAAGAAATACAGGAAATTTTTAAGCCTATACAAACATTGTATGCAAAGCGCTAATTGGGCCATATGGATAGTATATGATAATGTTCTTGGTTGTTTAGAAAAGTGGACAAAAGAGAGGGATGCAGCGGCAATATGAACAGACAAAAGGATGTGTAGGAGAATGGAAATAATGATATACTACAAAACGCTCATTTCATGTGTTAGAATGCCAACTTCGACCAGTTCATTGGAAGAAATAACGACTATGCCATGTCCTCTAACAACCCGATTATATCATATCAGCATTTTTTTTCAGAAGCAGTGATTTCTAAATCGGCTATCTTCGCGTAAAACAAATTCAAACATTTCTGCATTGTATATTGGCGGTCACaatattgatataattatatagtAAGCTAAAATATGTTTGGACATCGTGACCAATCACCTTTACTCTTACATTCCCAGTATTCACCACCGTATACATAGCACAGACTGTCCGTGTAAGGATCCTGCTCTTTCTTAAACCATAAAGGTTCGTAAGTTTCATATGGTAAAcctaatataaattaaattttcaattataaaatatctcaatattaaataattctaccttaaattattttagaaaatatatttttagaatacCTTGAACGGCCGCTTTTTCAGCTTCGTGTTCCCTTGCACGTCGAACAGctctttgtttttcttctaatCGAAGTTTTTCCGCATTCGCTTTGTCCCATTCACCATTTTCCATTAATCTTTGATCAGGCCTAAATCGAGAATCTGTTGGAGCTATACCTTCCTCAGGCTCATTAAGTTGACACGCTAATTCggtgaaattataatacttttCGCTATCTTCACTGTgatagtagaaatattataatgcaTGAAAATGTATGAGCTTTCTTCTTTAACATAAAccttaatttaataaaatacttacgaTGGCATACGACGCTTCCATGCGAGTATGTAAGGCCCTGTTTTGTATACTGGATTGTCTGGTGTACCAGACGTACTGATAACAGGAGCGATTTCTATCTTCGAGTCCCACGTACCTTGTACTACCCATTTAACTTCATTACTTGAGTTCATGACTACCCCTTTTACTTTACGCTGACTATCTCTCGAAAAGTATGAATAGGGCGTGTATTTCAAATGGCACTTGATACCTTGTTTGTGATTCACAATATCTGTATCACCACTTTGATCAACCCATAATTTTCCTACTATAATATTGTGTACCGTAGTAGTAACTTTTCGCCACGTGTAGTGATGTGTACCACCTTCCATTTCAAGATGAGCAGTTCCTAACGGTATTACCTATTGAGCCATAACGGGATTAAATGTTGAACGTTTGTTTACAATATTAGAAAAGGTTGCTTCTTTAGTGATTTATAAAGAATACCTGGAGGTATTTCCCACGGAATTTAGATGCCATGGTAAACTCTTGCCAACAACGCCACTTTCGGCCTTCGCAATGTTGCGCTAACATTGGAGGGTGATGAGATACTTGTTCTGAAATCGCACGCCATCCTAGATCATCAATTCGATCGCACTCATACGTTTCACCTAATAAAGGATTAAAAGGCTTGCCAGTTCTGGAAGCAGTTGTGGAATAACTAGATATGGTAAATGCAGCAACATAAGCCATTTGTTCATAGCCATCTGTACATTCTGCTGCCCTGTAAGAGATcaaaatagatattttttctttttttttatacacaataaaataaataaaaattgagaCAAAATATACCTGTCAAGAATATCTGCATATTCATAATCTTCTGTAAGCCGCTGAAGCATACTAAGCGGCTCAGAAAAATTGACAGGCATTGGAATTTTTGACAAATCTTTGCCAATGCAATTTTTCATAATACTCCATAAATTTAATGGATAATTTGGTTTCTCAGGTACTCTAGTTCTCCGTTTTTGTTTAAGACCTGTTACCCCGGTGCTGCCACTGCTGCCATTGTTAGACTCCCAATTTGTCTGAACGAAATGAATGAAATTACATAAAGATAAATGAAAAgtcaatttaattaaaatttgataatcAAATGGTAAGCAAAATTCACTTACATTGTCCAGATTGTCAGTATTTGCAGCAGTGGTAGGAGTTACTACTGTAGAATCGGTCACAATGCGAAAGGAATTTGTGGTAGCTGTATCTGACAAAGGCAAAGGTGTCTGATCTCCTTCTGAACTAGAGCCATCGTCACTACCTTGAGAATCAGTTCGATCTCTTGAATTATTCGCTTGGACACCGGGTATACTCAAAGTAAAAGTATCAGATTCTTGTGCATCATAAAACTCAACGTtatcttcttcgtcttctgaTGGGGAAGTTGTGACTGTTGTATCTACAAAGATAACCAAAATTTTGCTTAGTTTGACTGAATGGTTAATTAAATAAGTAGCGGTAAACGTATATATGCAAAGCTAAATGAGATTTAGTCAATCAATAaaacagagagagagttaTTCAATTACAATCTTACAGTAAACTTTATAATTGAAAATGGAGATAAACCTTTATATATCATGACTCATATTCCTTGTTAGAATTAGAGATAAAACGCGAATacataaacataaaatacaattaaagCTATTATTAAGATTACGCAATGGAACACATTTCGCGCCAACGAAAAGTGTAACACAAAGTGAGAAATTTATTGAACCTATATAACCGCGCATGCCACTGCtcaaatttatttcactttaCTTCTCTGCTTTGAAATAATTCTTCAACCCCTCCCCTGTTCTTATTATTTGTATCACTCCCCTTCCTAACCGATTGAATCGTGGTATGACAACTGGCTGTTGCCATTAAGTTGTACCGTCCTCTACCCCCTCCAAACTCGGTCCACACCTGCAGTACTGGTTAAagtaacgaataatgaatCACTAAAGATGCTCGTACACtgtgattttttttataggcAACTATAATGTACCACCCATTAGGTTATGCTACGTTCGAGAATAAGTTCGGCGCTCTTATATATTTTGGCCCTTGCTATCAATTTGATTGAAGCTGCGGACCGTTCTAAACCCGTTGATGATAAACTTCTTTCGCCCCGTTTAACTATCAGTTTAGCA
This window harbors:
- the LOC126873899 gene encoding oxysterol-binding protein 1 isoform X3; this encodes MTERISFRWRVRSKKKNTCEHTTYTKMGDSKAQHGTQEMKGWLFKWTNYLKGYQRRWFVLSNGLLSYYRAEPTGGPKISTRRKRKAGRASENPTEMSHTCRGTISLHGALIHTVDACTFVVSNGGTQTFHIKAATEVERQQWVTALELAKAKAIQAMESEEEEEFQDNDSQKPEQVTVKDLSQRLENLQACNDLLIKKGTMLQRVLNELETLEPPSPELAAKVKTVSERATLFRIAAGAMVNASHDYLQLAQQQEPKWKKMLQHERDQKVRIEKMVEQLARQHSHLEEAAQHALPSAAPAGGHRASHTTVTTSPSEDEEDNVEFYDAQESDTFTLSIPGVQANNSRDRTDSQGSDDGSSSEGDQTPLPLSDTATTNSFRIVTDSTVVTPTTAANTDNLDNTNWESNNGSSGSTGVTGLKQKRRTRVPEKPNYPLNLWSIMKNCIGKDLSKIPMPVNFSEPLSMLQRLTEDYEYADILDRAAECTDGYEQMAYVAAFTISSYSTTASRTGKPFNPLLGETYECDRIDDLGWRAISEQVSHHPPMLAQHCEGRKWRCWQEFTMASKFRGKYLQVIPLGTAHLEMEGGTHHYTWRKVTTTVHNIIVGKLWVDQSGDTDIVNHKQGIKCHLKYTPYSYFSRDSQRKVKGVVMNSSNEVKWVVQGTWDSKIEIAPVISTSGTPDNPVYKTGPYILAWKRRMPSEDSEKYYNFTELACQLNEPEEGIAPTDSRFRPDQRLMENGEWDKANAEKLRLEEKQRAVRRAREHEAEKAAVQGLPYETYEPLWFKKEQDPYTDSLCYVYGGEYWECKSKVCIGSHSTEHLACNQCLQ
- the LOC126873899 gene encoding oxysterol-binding protein 1 isoform X2, with the translated sequence MTERISFRWRVRSKKKNTCEHTTYTKMGDSKAQHGTQEMKGWLFKWTNYLKGYQRRWFVLSNGLLSYYRAEPTGGPKISTRRKRKAGRASENPTEMSHTCRGTISLHGALIHTVDACTFVVSNGGTQTFHIKAATEVERQQWVTALELAKAKAIQAMESEEEEEEFQDNDSQKPEQVTVKDLSQRLENLQACNDLLIKKGTMLQRVLNELETLEPPSPELAAKVKTVSERATLFRIAAGAMVNASHDYLQLAQQQEPKWKKMLQHERDQKVRIEKMVEQLARQHSHLEEAAQHALPSAAPAGGHRASHTTVTTSPSEDEEDNVEFYDAQESDTFTLSIPGVQANNSRDRTDSQGSDDGSSSEGDQTPLPLSDTATTNSFRIVTDSTVVTPTTAANTDNLDNTNWESNNGSSGSTGVTGLKQKRRTRVPEKPNYPLNLWSIMKNCIGKDLSKIPMPVNFSEPLSMLQRLTEDYEYADILDRAAECTDGYEQMAYVAAFTISSYSTTASRTGKPFNPLLGETYECDRIDDLGWRAISEQVSHHPPMLAQHCEGRKWRCWQEFTMASKFRGKYLQVIPLGTAHLEMEGGTHHYTWRKVTTTVHNIIVGKLWVDQSGDTDIVNHKQGIKCHLKYTPYSYFSRDSQRKVKGVVMNSSNEVKWVVQGTWDSKIEIAPVISTSGTPDNPVYKTGPYILAWKRRMPSEDSEKYYNFTELACQLNEPEEGIAPTDSRFRPDQRLMENGEWDKANAEKLRLEEKQRAVRRAREHEAEKAAVQGLPYETYEPLWFKKEQDPYTDSLCYVYGGEYWECKSKVCIGSHSTEHLACNQCLQ
- the LOC126873899 gene encoding oxysterol-binding protein 1 isoform X7, whose product is MTERISFRWRVRSKKKNTCEHTTYTKMGDSKAQHGTQEMKGWLFKWTNYLKGYQRRWFVLSNGLLSYYRNPTEMSHTCRGTISLHGALIHTVDACTFVVSNGGTQTFHIKAATEVERQQWVTALELAKAKAIQAMESEEEEEFQDNDSQKPEQVTVKDLSQRLENLQACNDLLIKKGTMLQRVLNELETLEPPSPELAAKVKTVSERATLFRIAAGAMVNASHDYLQLAQQQEPKWKKMLQHERDQKVRIEKMVEQLARQHSHLEEAAQHALPSAAPAGGHRASHTTVTTSPSEDEEDNVEFYDAQESDTFTLSIPGVQANNSRDRTDSQGSDDGSSSEGDQTPLPLSDTATTNSFRIVTDSTVVTPTTAANTDNLDNTNWESNNGSSGSTGVTGLKQKRRTRVPEKPNYPLNLWSIMKNCIGKDLSKIPMPVNFSEPLSMLQRLTEDYEYADILDRAAECTDGYEQMAYVAAFTISSYSTTASRTGKPFNPLLGETYECDRIDDLGWRAISEQVSHHPPMLAQHCEGRKWRCWQEFTMASKFRGKYLQVIPLGTAHLEMEGGTHHYTWRKVTTTVHNIIVGKLWVDQSGDTDIVNHKQGIKCHLKYTPYSYFSRDSQRKVKGVVMNSSNEVKWVVQGTWDSKIEIAPVISTSGTPDNPVYKTGPYILAWKRRMPSEDSEKYYNFTELACQLNEPEEGIAPTDSRFRPDQRLMENGEWDKANAEKLRLEEKQRAVRRAREHEAEKAAVQGLPYETYEPLWFKKEQDPYTDSLCYVYGGEYWECKSKVCIGSHSTEHLACNQCLQ
- the LOC126873899 gene encoding oxysterol-binding protein 1 isoform X6; translation: MTERISFRWRVRSKKKNTCEHTTYTKMGDSKAQHGTQEMKGWLFKWTNYLKGYQRRWFVLSNGLLSYYRNPTEMSHTCRGTISLHGALIHTVDACTFVVSNGGTQTFHIKAATEVERQQWVTALELAKAKAIQAMESEEEEEEFQDNDSQKPEQVTVKDLSQRLENLQACNDLLIKKGTMLQRVLNELETLEPPSPELAAKVKTVSERATLFRIAAGAMVNASHDYLQLAQQQEPKWKKMLQHERDQKVRIEKMVEQLARQHSHLEEAAQHALPSAAPAGGHRASHTTVTTSPSEDEEDNVEFYDAQESDTFTLSIPGVQANNSRDRTDSQGSDDGSSSEGDQTPLPLSDTATTNSFRIVTDSTVVTPTTAANTDNLDNTNWESNNGSSGSTGVTGLKQKRRTRVPEKPNYPLNLWSIMKNCIGKDLSKIPMPVNFSEPLSMLQRLTEDYEYADILDRAAECTDGYEQMAYVAAFTISSYSTTASRTGKPFNPLLGETYECDRIDDLGWRAISEQVSHHPPMLAQHCEGRKWRCWQEFTMASKFRGKYLQVIPLGTAHLEMEGGTHHYTWRKVTTTVHNIIVGKLWVDQSGDTDIVNHKQGIKCHLKYTPYSYFSRDSQRKVKGVVMNSSNEVKWVVQGTWDSKIEIAPVISTSGTPDNPVYKTGPYILAWKRRMPSEDSEKYYNFTELACQLNEPEEGIAPTDSRFRPDQRLMENGEWDKANAEKLRLEEKQRAVRRAREHEAEKAAVQGLPYETYEPLWFKKEQDPYTDSLCYVYGGEYWECKSKVCIGSHSTEHLACNQCLQ
- the LOC126873899 gene encoding oxysterol-binding protein 1 isoform X1, giving the protein MTERISFRWRVRSKKKNTCEHTTYTKMGDSKAQHGTQEMKGWLFKWTNYLKGYQRRWFVLSNGLLSYYRAEPTGGPKISTRRKRKAGRASENPTEMSHTCRGTISLHGALIHTVDACTFVVSNGGTQTFHIKAATEVERQQWVTALELAKAKAIQAMESEEEEEEFQDNDSQKPEQVTVKDLSQRLENLQACNDLLIKKGTMLQRVLNELETLEPPSPELAAKVKTVSERATLFRIAAGAMVNASHDYLQLAQQQEPKWKKMLQHERDQKVRIEKMVEQLARQHSHLEEAAQHALPSAAPAGGHRASHTTVTTSPSEDEEDNVEFYDAQESDTFTLSIPGVQANNSRDRTDSQGSDDGSSSEGDQTPLPLSDTATTNSFRIVTDSTVVTPTTAANTDNLDNVSEFCLPFDYQILIKLTFHLSLCNFIHFVQTNWESNNGSSGSTGVTGLKQKRRTRVPEKPNYPLNLWSIMKNCIGKDLSKIPMPVNFSEPLSMLQRLTEDYEYADILDRAAECTDGYEQMAYVAAFTISSYSTTASRTGKPFNPLLGETYECDRIDDLGWRAISEQVSHHPPMLAQHCEGRKWRCWQEFTMASKFRGKYLQVIPLGTAHLEMEGGTHHYTWRKVTTTVHNIIVGKLWVDQSGDTDIVNHKQGIKCHLKYTPYSYFSRDSQRKVKGVVMNSSNEVKWVVQGTWDSKIEIAPVISTSGTPDNPVYKTGPYILAWKRRMPSEDSEKYYNFTELACQLNEPEEGIAPTDSRFRPDQRLMENGEWDKANAEKLRLEEKQRAVRRAREHEAEKAAVQGLPYETYEPLWFKKEQDPYTDSLCYVYGGEYWECKSKGDWSRCPNIF
- the LOC126873899 gene encoding oxysterol-binding protein 1 isoform X4, with amino-acid sequence MGDSKAQHGTQEMKGWLFKWTNYLKGYQRRWFVLSNGLLSYYRAEPTGGPKISTRRKRKAGRASENPTEMSHTCRGTISLHGALIHTVDACTFVVSNGGTQTFHIKAATEVERQQWVTALELAKAKAIQAMESEEEEEEFQDNDSQKPEQVTVKDLSQRLENLQACNDLLIKKGTMLQRVLNELETLEPPSPELAAKVKTVSERATLFRIAAGAMVNASHDYLQLAQQQEPKWKKMLQHERDQKVRIEKMVEQLARQHSHLEEAAQHALPSAAPAGGHRASHTTVTTSPSEDEEDNVEFYDAQESDTFTLSIPGVQANNSRDRTDSQGSDDGSSSEGDQTPLPLSDTATTNSFRIVTDSTVVTPTTAANTDNLDNVSEFCLPFDYQILIKLTFHLSLCNFIHFVQTNWESNNGSSGSTGVTGLKQKRRTRVPEKPNYPLNLWSIMKNCIGKDLSKIPMPVNFSEPLSMLQRLTEDYEYADILDRAAECTDGYEQMAYVAAFTISSYSTTASRTGKPFNPLLGETYECDRIDDLGWRAISEQVSHHPPMLAQHCEGRKWRCWQEFTMASKFRGKYLQVIPLGTAHLEMEGGTHHYTWRKVTTTVHNIIVGKLWVDQSGDTDIVNHKQGIKCHLKYTPYSYFSRDSQRKVKGVVMNSSNEVKWVVQGTWDSKIEIAPVISTSGTPDNPVYKTGPYILAWKRRMPSEDSEKYYNFTELACQLNEPEEGIAPTDSRFRPDQRLMENGEWDKANAEKLRLEEKQRAVRRAREHEAEKAAVQGLPYETYEPLWFKKEQDPYTDSLCYVYGGEYWECKSKGDWSRCPNIF
- the LOC126873899 gene encoding oxysterol-binding protein 1 isoform X8 codes for the protein MTERISFRWRVRSKKKNTCEHTTYTKMGDSKAQHGTQEMKGWLFKWTNYLKGYQRRWFVLSNGLLSYYRNPTEMSHTCRGTISLHGALIHTVDACTFVVSNGGTQTFHIKAATEVERQQWVTALELAKAKAIQAMESEEEEEFQDNDSQKPEQVTVKDLSQRLENLQACNDLLIKKGTMLQRVLNELETLEPPSPELAAKVKTVSERATLFRIAAGAMVNASHDYLQLAQQQEPKWKKMLQHERDQKVRIEKMVEQLARQHSHLEEAAQHALPSAAPAGGHRASHTTVTTSPSEDEEDNVEFYDAQESDTFTLSIPGVQANNSRDRTDSQGSDDGSSSEGDQTPLPLSDTATTNSFRIVTDSTVVTPTTAANTDNLDNTNWESNNGSSGSTGVTGLKQKRRTRVPEKPNYPLNLWSIMKNCIGKDLSKIPMPVNFSEPLSMLQRLTEDYEYADILDRAAECTDGYEQMAYVAAFTISSYSTTASRTGKPFNPLLGETYECDRIDDLGWRAISEQVSHHPPMLAQHCEGRKWRCWQEFTMASKFRGKYLQVIPLGTAHLEMEGGTHHYTWRKVTTTVHNIIVGKLWVDQSGDTDIVNHKQGIKCHLKYTPYSYFSRDSQRKVKGVVMNSSNEVKWVVQGTWDSKIEIAPVISTSGTPDNPVYKTGPYILAWKRRMPSEDSEKYYNFTELACQLNEPEEGIAPTDSRFRPDQRLMENGEWDKANAEKLRLEEKQRAVRRAREHEAEKAAVQGLPYETYEPLWFKKEQDPYTDSLCYVYGGEYWECKSKGDWSRCPNIF
- the LOC126873899 gene encoding oxysterol-binding protein 1 isoform X5; translated protein: MTERISFRWRVRSKKKNTCEHTTYTKMGDSKAQHGTQEMKGWLFKWTNYLKGYQRRWFVLSNGLLSYYRAEPTGGPKISTRRKRKAGRASENPTEMSHTCRGTISLHGALIHTVDACTFVVSNGGTQTFHIKAATEVERQQWVTALELAKAKAIQAMESEEEEEEFQDNDSQKPEQVTVKDLSQRLENLQACNDLLIKKGTMLQRVLNELETLEPPSPELAAKVKTVSERATLFRIAAGAMVNASHDYLQLAQQQEPKWKKMLQHERDQKVRIEKMVEQLARQHSHLEEAAQHALPSAAPAGGHRASHTTVTTSPSEDEEDNVEFYDAQESDTFTLSIPGVQANNSRDRTDSQGSDDGSSSEGDQTPLPLSDTATTNSFRIVTDSTVVTPTTAANTDNLDNTNWESNNGSSGSTGVTGLKQKRRTRVPEKPNYPLNLWSIMKNCIGKDLSKIPMPVNFSEPLSMLQRLTEDYEYADILDRAAECTDGYEQMAYVAAFTISSYSTTASRTGKPFNPLLGETYECDRIDDLGWRAISEQVSHHPPMLAQHCEGRKWRCWQEFTMASKFRGKYLQVIPLGTAHLEMEGGTHHYTWRKVTTTVHNIIVGKLWVDQSGDTDIVNHKQGIKCHLKYTPYSYFSRDSQRKVKGVVMNSSNEVKWVVQGTWDSKIEIAPVISTSGTPDNPVYKTGPYILAWKRRMPSEDSEKYYNFTELACQLNEPEEGIAPTDSRFRPDQRLMENGEWDKANAEKLRLEEKQRAVRRAREHEAEKAAVQGLPYETYEPLWFKKEQDPYTDSLCYVYGGEYWECKSKVLPDIQ